One Peptostreptococcus equinus genomic window carries:
- a CDS encoding ATP-dependent helicase yields the protein MSIRYRKDQEKIMKYKGGSLGIQAVPGAGKTFIITNLVADLIENMEKENVDSKILVLTYMNSAVKNFKNRIKTILEERNCPKTKFEVMTIHSLAMKIIRENTEYIFMSEETQILDDYKKEIIIQRSIDEFEELSENSNKIYSFIDKSKRGDKDIREKWKREFTSIILNSIKLLKYENIDEDNLKKIVNDVSYRGIMSIISPIYSNYQEILRQSSYIDYDDILLLAYNLLVDNPEIREKYQNDYDYIFEDECQDSNLIQGKIIELLAKNNKKTKYKSNLVRVGDVNQSITGTFTGSNPKFFVDFCKNADFNYNMYMAGRSSKDIIGLANYLVNYVRNSAEYFDQSLEELYIEEVEKGKGYKENPKPGKYMLWSKSLEKQEEQINTLIKMIKHSQNNFSDYSIGVLAFSNYEVDKLSEIFTANDIEHEKISSNNGQKTKVIEDLKSVIDFIIKPNDSNIFADMFEDVFIKRFKDFEIDDQIYKKIHKNLRKINPIDYIYDDEYFIKESKKIYSIVDNLIEGSFKGFLINTRDVLKKIIDYKEMDPSLYLEYIGENINLDISELDVLEYIIFYINNMANYENIDLNRLSIALDKRYSRIFDFAISAIYDIGEKQAQPGSIYISTLHKSKGLEWDTVIIMDINSTDYPSKLTDYYRVDRRYLRRDYKYPEAFINRELDLISGKTVKNMEDYEKDLKINLMAERIRLLYVGITRAKRSLILLNSRQKYIESLNKNFTKKNSKFFDVLDEFITEKRNTK from the coding sequence TTGTCTATAAGATATAGAAAAGATCAGGAAAAGATAATGAAATATAAGGGTGGAAGTTTGGGAATACAAGCTGTACCAGGAGCAGGTAAAACTTTTATAATAACGAATCTTGTAGCTGATTTAATTGAAAATATGGAAAAAGAAAATGTAGATTCTAAGATATTGGTATTAACTTATATGAATTCAGCTGTTAAAAACTTTAAAAATCGTATAAAAACAATTTTAGAAGAAAGAAATTGTCCCAAAACAAAATTTGAAGTTATGACAATACATTCACTTGCTATGAAAATTATAAGAGAAAATACAGAATACATTTTTATGAGTGAGGAGACTCAAATACTTGACGATTATAAAAAAGAGATTATTATTCAAAGGTCTATAGATGAATTTGAAGAACTTAGTGAAAATTCAAATAAAATATATAGTTTTATAGATAAATCAAAAAGAGGAGACAAAGATATAAGGGAAAAATGGAAAAGAGAATTTACTTCTATTATATTAAATTCTATAAAGCTATTAAAGTATGAGAATATAGATGAAGACAACTTGAAAAAAATAGTAAATGATGTCTCATATAGAGGAATTATGTCTATAATATCACCCATATACTCGAATTATCAAGAAATATTAAGGCAAAGTTCATATATTGATTATGATGATATTTTGTTATTGGCCTACAACTTACTGGTAGATAACCCTGAAATTAGAGAAAAATATCAAAACGACTATGACTATATATTTGAAGATGAATGTCAAGACTCAAATCTTATACAAGGTAAAATTATAGAATTACTGGCAAAAAATAATAAAAAAACAAAATACAAAAGCAATTTAGTTAGGGTTGGAGATGTAAATCAAAGTATAACAGGGACTTTCACAGGATCTAATCCAAAGTTTTTTGTGGATTTTTGTAAAAATGCAGATTTTAATTATAATATGTATATGGCGGGCAGAAGTTCAAAAGATATAATAGGCTTGGCAAATTATTTAGTGAATTATGTAAGGAATTCTGCTGAATACTTTGATCAATCTCTAGAAGAACTATATATAGAAGAGGTAGAAAAGGGTAAAGGATATAAAGAAAATCCAAAACCAGGTAAATATATGCTTTGGTCAAAAAGTTTAGAAAAGCAAGAAGAACAAATAAATACATTAATAAAAATGATTAAGCATAGTCAAAATAATTTTTCGGATTATTCAATAGGTGTTTTGGCATTCTCTAATTATGAAGTAGATAAGTTGTCAGAAATATTTACGGCTAATGATATAGAGCATGAAAAAATATCATCAAATAATGGACAAAAAACCAAAGTTATTGAAGATTTAAAAAGTGTTATAGATTTTATAATTAAACCTAATGATTCAAATATCTTTGCTGATATGTTTGAAGATGTATTTATAAAACGTTTTAAAGATTTTGAAATAGATGATCAGATATATAAGAAGATACATAAAAATTTAAGAAAAATTAATCCAATAGATTATATTTATGATGACGAATATTTTATAAAAGAGAGTAAAAAAATATATTCAATAGTTGATAATCTTATAGAAGGTTCATTTAAAGGATTTTTGATAAATACCAGAGATGTTTTAAAGAAAATTATTGATTATAAAGAGATGGACCCATCTTTATATTTAGAATATATAGGAGAAAATATAAATTTAGATATTAGTGAGCTAGATGTATTAGAGTACATAATTTTTTATATAAATAATATGGCAAATTATGAGAATATCGACTTAAATAGGCTTTCTATAGCTCTTGACAAAAGGTATTCTAGGATTTTTGATTTTGCTATTTCTGCGATTTATGATATAGGTGAAAAACAAGCTCAGCCTGGAAGTATATATATTTCTACACTTCATAAATCAAAGGGGTTGGAGTGGGATACGGTGATTATTATGGATATAAATTCTACAGACTATCCTAGCAAATTAACTGATTATTATAGGGTGGATAGAAGATATTTGAGAAGAGATTACAAATATCCTGAGGCATTTATAAATAGGGAATTGGATTTAATATCAGGTAAAACAGTAAAGAATATGGAAGACTATGAAAAAGATTTAAAAATAAATTTGATGGCAGAGAGAATAAGGCTTTTATATGTTGGTATAACTAGAGCAAAAAGATCTTTGATTCTATTAAATTCAAGACAAAAATACATAGAATCATTAAATAAAAACTTTACAAAAAAGAACTCAAAGTTTTTTGATGTACTAGATGAATTTATTACAGAAAAAAGAAATACAAAATAA
- a CDS encoding PD-(D/E)XK nuclease family protein — protein sequence MAKINIKDNNISKEQIKYRLDNLIFSQNMLNTWKIDRKEFFNKYIRSIFWSDDSILDQRYEENMAFGRDFHLNCQRIFMDIELGYNFNRDLLKIISIRDKYRKKYGKNVVFKPEYQIILSSKVSIIADLIVEIYEEEELKNIHIWDWKTETKEITELSVNQRMQTKMYMYTVKESIGKDLNYEDINMYYMQVKIDKTQIIKYSQQMHEKNKKEIFNLIKQIKEEGVDACQ from the coding sequence ATGGCGAAAATAAATATAAAGGATAATAATATAAGTAAGGAACAAATAAAATATAGGCTAGACAATTTAATATTTTCGCAAAATATGCTCAATACTTGGAAAATTGATAGGAAAGAATTTTTTAATAAATATATAAGGTCAATATTTTGGTCTGACGATAGCATATTAGATCAAAGATATGAAGAAAATATGGCTTTTGGACGTGATTTTCATCTCAATTGCCAGAGGATATTTATGGATATAGAATTAGGTTATAATTTTAACAGAGACCTTTTAAAAATAATTTCAATAAGAGATAAATATAGAAAAAAATATGGTAAAAATGTAGTATTTAAACCAGAATATCAAATTATATTGTCTTCTAAAGTATCTATAATAGCAGATTTAATTGTAGAGATATATGAAGAGGAAGAATTAAAAAATATACATATTTGGGACTGGAAGACAGAGACAAAGGAGATCACAGAGTTATCTGTTAATCAAAGAATGCAGACCAAGATGTATATGTATACAGTCAAAGAAAGTATTGGTAAAGATTTAAATTATGAAGATATAAATATGTATTATATGCAGGTTAAGATAGATAAGACTCAGATTATTAAATATAGCCAGCAGATGCATGAGAAAAATAAAAAAGAAATATTTAATCTTATAAAGCAGATAAAAGAAGAGGGGGTAGATGCATGTCAGTAG